Sequence from the Maribellus comscasis genome:
ACATCTCTTTCATCTTTGGTGTCCGTCCATTCTGTTCCCAGCCAACTGTCGGCATCATTGCCAGCCCAGCTTGCGCCCTGGTGGGTAAATGAAAACGGATTGTAGTAATGAACGGTAACAATGATATTTTCATCATCGGGGAGTTGGAGTTTGGAAAGTCCGCTGAGACCGCCGTATTCAGCGGTGCCAATCAGAATAATTCTGTCCGGATTATCTGTTCGAATGGTTTGCAGAGCCTCGCCTGAAAAACTATTCCATTTATCAGCGGTGAGATTTCCGTGGGGTTCATTTAATATTTCAAAAAGAAGTGAATCCGAATAGTCTTTAAAAAATTCAGAAATTTGTTTCCATTGGGCCAGAAAACGCTCTTTTTGTGCGTCGGGATAGGCATACAACGAATCGTGGTGATGCATGTTTATTATCACAAACAAATCGTTATTTAATGCTGAATCAACGACCTGTTTTATCCGGTTCAAGAATGAAGTTTTAATTGTGTAGGGAGAAGTCAGGGAACTTCTTGCTTCGGGTTCCCAACGAATCGGAATCCGAACGTGATTAAAACCCAATTCTGCAATCATCGATGCATATTCCGGCTGCCACGGGTTTCCCCACAATGTTTCGGTTGGCGCTTCAAACATGTTCCCATAGTTGATTCCGCGGCTTAGTTTTTTATTAATTTCAAAAGCGTGTTCGTGTGTTTGTCCAATAGATTTCAAACTGAAAAATATTACAACAAGCGTAAATAATTTCATAAAGTTTCGTTTCTAAAGCGTTCAGAAAACTCTCAGAAACGCTAAATGTAATTAGAATTGTGTTGGAGTTAAATAAATTTCGTCGATTTTTTTCGCCAGCGAATAATCCTTATTTGTAATTTTATTTTCGCTGTGCGTGAAAAGCATAATTTTCACTTTTTTGTAGGAGTGAATCAAAATGTCAGGGTGATGATTTATCTCCTCAGCCATAGGAACAATCTTATCCACAAACCTCACTGCTTCCACAAAGTTTGAAAATGTGAATTCTTTTTCAAGGTATCTTTCTTTTTCTTTCCAACTCATAACAATAGAATTAATGTTTACTGTTCTTATGAACGAGCAAAATTCCAATAAGTTGAGAAAATTGCTGTGTTAAAACTATTTTGAATGTGCAGTATAAGAAATCTCGGAAATTAGTTAAACTGCTGATACTCTTTTATAATTTTTAACAACTCTTTCCGATTAAAAGGTTTGGAGAGATAATCATCAAAACCGGACTCCAGAACCTTTTGTTTTTCCTCCTCGAACGCAAAAGCGGTTTGTGCAATAACAGGAAGGTCGGAGCGAATATCTTTTATTTTTTTGGTTGCCTGGTAACCATCCATCACCGGCATTTTTAAATCCATTAAAACCATAAAAATGTTTTTCTCTGTTTTGCAAATTTCAACGGCTTCTTTTCCATTTTTTGCAACGGCATAATTAATTTGTGCCCGTCGCAGAATCTCCATTACGTATCGTAAATTTGATTTATCGTCTTCAACAACTAAAATCAAAGATTCGTTTTTGGGATTGGCCACAAAATCTGATTCCAAAGAATTTAATTCGAC
This genomic interval carries:
- a CDS encoding 4a-hydroxytetrahydrobiopterin dehydratase, with product MSWKEKERYLEKEFTFSNFVEAVRFVDKIVPMAEEINHHPDILIHSYKKVKIMLFTHSENKITNKDYSLAKKIDEIYLTPTQF